A stretch of the Acomys russatus chromosome 23, mAcoRus1.1, whole genome shotgun sequence genome encodes the following:
- the Ube2d3 gene encoding ubiquitin-conjugating enzyme E2 D3 isoform X1 codes for MALKRINKELSDLARDPPAQCSAGPVGDDMFHWQATIMGPNDSPYQGGVFFLTIHFPTDYPFKPPKVAFTTRIYHPNINSNGSICLDILRSQWSPALTISKVLLSICSLLCDPNSDDPLVPEIARIYKTDRDKYNRLAREWTEKYAML; via the exons GAACTTAGTGATTTGGCCCGTGACCCTCCAGCACAATGTTCTGCAGGTCCAGTTGGAGATGACA TGTTTCACTGGCAAGCCACAATTATGGGACCT AATGACAGCCCATATCAAGGTGGTGTATTCTTTTTGACAATTCATTTTCCTACAGACTACCCCTTCAAACCACCTAAG gTTGCATTTACAACAAGAATTTATCATCCAAATATTAACAGTAATGGCAGCATTTGTCTTGATATTCTAAGATCACAGTGGTCTCCTGCTTTAACTATTTCTAAAG TTCTTTTATCCATTTGTTCACTGCTATGTGATCCAAACTCAGATGACCCCCTAGTGCCAGAGATTGCACGGATCTATAAAACAGACAGAGATAA GTACAATAGGTTAGCAAGAGAGTGGACAGAGAAATACGCTATGTTGTAG
- the Ube2d3 gene encoding ubiquitin-conjugating enzyme E2 D3 isoform X2, which yields MALKRINKELSDLARDPPAQCSAGPVGDDMFHWQATIMGPNDSPYQGGVFFLTIHFPTDYPFKPPKVAFTTRIYHPNINSNGSICLDILRSQWSPALTISKVLLSICSLLCDPNSDDPLVPEIARIYKTDRDKYNRISREWTQKYAM from the exons GAACTTAGTGATTTGGCCCGTGACCCTCCAGCACAATGTTCTGCAGGTCCAGTTGGAGATGACA TGTTTCACTGGCAAGCCACAATTATGGGACCT AATGACAGCCCATATCAAGGTGGTGTATTCTTTTTGACAATTCATTTTCCTACAGACTACCCCTTCAAACCACCTAAG gTTGCATTTACAACAAGAATTTATCATCCAAATATTAACAGTAATGGCAGCATTTGTCTTGATATTCTAAGATCACAGTGGTCTCCTGCTTTAACTATTTCTAAAG TTCTTTTATCCATTTGTTCACTGCTATGTGATCCAAACTCAGATGACCCCCTAGTGCCAGAGATTGCACGGATCTATAAAACAGACAGAGATAA gTACAACAGAATATCTCGGGAATGGACTCAGAAGTATGCCATGTGA